The following coding sequences are from one Streptomyces angustmyceticus window:
- the ligD gene encoding non-homologous end-joining DNA ligase, with translation MAPHAEPGSAPYPVIRPMLATVGPLPAAHEEAAWAFEAKWDGARCIVSTPGDGTLRLVTRAGNDATSTYPELGPLGEALRGRSAVLDGEVVVLDARGRPDFGLLQRRMGVVNPRRTARLAMEHPVHLVLFDLMYLDGSLLGSPYYERRRLLSGLGLRGPNWSAPEYVAGHGQQAWEASLQGGLEGVVAKRLASAYLPGVRSPEWRKTKHVLTLDVIIGGWTEGHGGLAGLPGSVLAGVAEPAGLRYVGSVGSGLSDRERQELARYLGVIPRESSPFVNPVDAPGAHWAEPRLVAEITLSGWTSAGRLRHPIWHRLRPDLTHLG, from the coding sequence ATGGCCCCGCACGCCGAGCCCGGCTCGGCCCCGTACCCCGTGATCCGGCCGATGCTGGCCACGGTCGGTCCGCTGCCCGCCGCGCACGAGGAGGCGGCCTGGGCGTTCGAGGCCAAATGGGACGGGGCACGCTGCATCGTCAGCACTCCCGGCGACGGCACGCTCCGGCTCGTCACCCGGGCCGGCAACGACGCGACCTCGACCTACCCGGAGCTGGGGCCGCTGGGCGAGGCACTGCGGGGCCGGTCCGCGGTGCTCGACGGCGAGGTGGTGGTCCTGGACGCGCGCGGGCGGCCGGACTTCGGGCTGCTGCAGCGCCGGATGGGCGTGGTGAACCCGCGCCGCACGGCCCGGCTGGCCATGGAGCACCCCGTGCACCTCGTCCTCTTCGACCTGATGTACCTGGACGGGTCGCTGCTCGGATCGCCCTACTACGAGCGCCGGCGCCTGCTGTCCGGGCTGGGGCTGCGCGGCCCGAACTGGTCGGCACCCGAGTACGTGGCGGGCCACGGGCAGCAGGCCTGGGAGGCTTCGCTGCAGGGCGGCCTCGAAGGGGTGGTGGCCAAGCGGCTGGCCTCGGCGTACCTGCCGGGGGTCCGGTCGCCCGAGTGGCGCAAGACGAAGCACGTGCTGACCCTGGACGTGATCATCGGGGGCTGGACCGAGGGCCACGGCGGGCTGGCCGGCCTGCCGGGGTCCGTGCTCGCGGGGGTCGCCGAGCCCGCGGGGCTGCGGTACGTCGGCTCCGTCGGCTCGGGGCTCTCCGACCGGGAGCGCCAGGAACTGGCGCGATACCTGGGCGTGATCCCGCGCGAGAGCTCCCCCTTCGTCAACCCCGTGGACGCACCGGGCGCGCACTGGGCCGAGCCCCGGCTCGTCGCCGAGATCACGCTCAGCGGCTGGACCTCGGCCGGCCGGCTGCGGCATCCGATCTGGCACCGGCTTCGCCCCGATCTGACCCACCTCGGATGA
- a CDS encoding glutathione S-transferase family protein — MPHPTDRSADGAPDDAPPATAEGNTAYGRKPFTRARSHFADRVTADGRDGWPVEAGRYRLVVSRACPWASRAVISRRLLGLEDAISLALTDPLQDDRSWRFTLEPDGRDPVLGIRFLSEAYDAREKDHPGGVSVPALVDVPSGRLVTNDYQRLTLDFATEWRALHRPGAPDLYPEPLREEIDIVMAGVYRDVNNGVYRAGFATGQGDYEAAFHDLFRRLDLLSVRLSDRRYLVGDSITEADIRLFTTLVRFDAVYHGHFKCNQFKLAEDPVLWAYAKDLYQTPGFGDTVDFHHIKQHYYRVHTGINPTGVVPLGPDLSGWLTPHHREELGGRPFGDGTPPGPVPPAEEVPPSGRPEPAPTHF, encoded by the coding sequence ATGCCCCACCCCACCGACCGCAGCGCCGACGGCGCACCGGACGACGCCCCGCCCGCCACCGCCGAGGGCAACACGGCGTACGGCAGGAAGCCCTTCACCCGCGCCAGGAGCCACTTCGCCGACCGGGTCACGGCGGACGGCCGCGACGGCTGGCCGGTCGAGGCCGGCCGCTACCGCCTGGTGGTCAGCCGCGCCTGCCCCTGGGCGAGCCGCGCCGTCATCTCCCGGCGGCTGCTCGGCCTGGAGGACGCGATCTCGCTGGCCCTCACCGACCCGCTCCAGGACGACCGCAGCTGGCGCTTCACCCTGGAGCCGGACGGCCGCGACCCCGTCCTCGGCATCCGCTTCCTGAGCGAGGCCTACGACGCCCGCGAGAAGGATCACCCAGGCGGCGTCAGCGTCCCCGCCCTCGTCGACGTGCCCAGCGGGCGGCTCGTCACCAACGACTACCAGCGGCTCACCCTGGACTTCGCGACCGAGTGGCGGGCGCTGCACCGGCCCGGCGCCCCCGATCTGTACCCCGAGCCGCTGCGCGAGGAGATCGACATCGTGATGGCGGGCGTCTACCGGGACGTCAACAACGGCGTGTACCGGGCCGGTTTCGCCACCGGGCAGGGCGACTACGAGGCCGCCTTCCACGACCTGTTCCGGCGCCTGGACCTGCTGTCCGTGCGGCTGTCCGACCGGCGCTACCTCGTCGGCGACAGCATCACCGAGGCCGACATCCGGCTGTTCACCACCCTGGTCCGCTTCGACGCCGTCTACCACGGGCACTTCAAGTGCAACCAGTTCAAGCTGGCCGAGGACCCGGTGCTGTGGGCCTACGCCAAGGACCTCTACCAGACCCCCGGCTTCGGCGACACCGTCGACTTCCACCACATCAAGCAGCACTACTACCGGGTGCACACCGGCATCAACCCGACCGGCGTCGTCCCCCTCGGACCGGACCTCTCCGGCTGGCTGACCCCGCACCACCGCGAGGAGTTGGGCGGACGGCCGTTCGGCGACGGCACCCCGCCGGGCCCGGTCCCGCCGGCCGAGGAGGT